The Sulfitobacter donghicola DSW-25 = KCTC 12864 = JCM 14565 genome has a segment encoding these proteins:
- a CDS encoding sugar phosphorylase: MKKTARSIEQKIEALLGQIYPDLDCADLSNKVVTAFWPDATPKRQRGRVPGNTLWSQRDALLITYGNSIIDGAHKPLDLLSDFLATYLDGALNAVHILPFFPYTSDDGFAVSDFKSVNPQLGDWADINRIADNFTLMSDLVLNHVSSQSNWFNAYLQDQEPYNGFFFEASPDDDLTEVVRPRTTPLLREVETSNGTRHVWCTFSHDQVDLDFRNPEVLLEFLRIIRLHVDNGVKIIRLDAVAFLWKQIGSPSIHLPQTHAVIKLMRLLCDYASEKIILLTETNVPKAENLSYFGDRDEAHAIYNFPLPPLILHAMMSGNAQYLRQWQRGMPPAPMGCAYLNFTASHDGIGMRPAEGLLPEDEKQQVIDTIKDIGGLVSMRTLPDGSESPYELNTTFYDAMSRTFSGADAYHHARFICSQTIVMSLEGIPAFYIHAMLATENDHKGVAYRGMNRAINRHRWDYPSLRALLDDADTPNARVLSDLSERLKIRKKQPAFHPNATQFTVNMGDERVFAVWRQSLDRHQSIFALHNVSDTAVKVPASALNLIEDQDWIDLLSGLPIDMEAPEVIVAPYQCMWITNRF; this comes from the coding sequence ATGAAGAAAACCGCGCGTTCGATTGAGCAGAAGATAGAAGCCCTTTTAGGCCAAATTTACCCCGACCTTGATTGCGCCGATTTATCGAACAAGGTTGTCACGGCTTTTTGGCCAGACGCGACACCGAAACGCCAACGTGGCCGGGTACCTGGAAATACGCTTTGGTCTCAAAGGGATGCTTTGCTCATCACTTACGGGAATTCGATCATTGATGGGGCGCATAAGCCGCTTGATCTTTTGTCCGACTTTTTGGCCACCTATTTGGACGGCGCGTTAAACGCCGTACATATCCTGCCGTTTTTTCCATATACATCCGATGACGGGTTCGCTGTTTCGGATTTCAAAAGCGTAAACCCCCAGCTAGGGGATTGGGCCGATATCAACCGCATCGCTGACAATTTTACCCTGATGTCGGATCTGGTGCTGAACCACGTGTCGAGCCAAAGCAACTGGTTCAACGCCTATCTCCAAGACCAAGAACCCTATAACGGTTTTTTCTTTGAAGCCTCACCAGATGATGACCTGACAGAGGTCGTGCGCCCCCGTACGACGCCGCTTTTGCGCGAGGTCGAGACCAGCAACGGCACCCGCCACGTCTGGTGTACCTTTAGCCACGATCAGGTTGATCTGGATTTCCGCAACCCCGAAGTCCTGCTGGAGTTTTTGCGGATTATACGGCTGCATGTGGACAATGGCGTAAAGATCATTCGCTTGGATGCTGTTGCGTTTTTGTGGAAGCAGATCGGCTCCCCTTCGATCCACCTGCCCCAAACACATGCCGTCATCAAACTGATGCGGCTTTTGTGTGATTACGCCTCAGAGAAGATCATCCTGTTGACGGAAACCAATGTGCCAAAGGCCGAGAACCTCAGCTATTTCGGGGATCGCGATGAAGCACATGCGATCTATAATTTCCCGCTGCCTCCTCTCATTTTACATGCGATGATGTCGGGCAACGCCCAATACCTCAGGCAATGGCAACGCGGGATGCCCCCTGCCCCTATGGGATGCGCCTATCTGAACTTTACCGCCAGCCATGACGGCATTGGCATGCGCCCCGCCGAGGGATTGCTGCCCGAAGACGAAAAGCAACAGGTCATCGACACCATCAAAGACATTGGCGGGTTGGTATCCATGCGCACCCTGCCCGACGGCAGCGAAAGCCCCTACGAGCTGAACACAACCTTCTATGACGCGATGTCACGGACCTTTTCGGGGGCGGATGCATATCACCACGCACGGTTTATCTGTTCGCAGACCATCGTTATGTCGCTAGAGGGCATTCCTGCGTTTTATATCCACGCGATGCTGGCAACGGAAAATGACCACAAAGGCGTCGCCTATCGCGGTATGAATCGTGCAATCAATCGCCACCGGTGGGATTACCCCAGCTTGCGCGCGCTGCTCGATGATGCAGACACACCGAATGCCCGTGTTCTGTCGGACCTGTCAGAGCGGTTGAAAATCCGCAAAAAGCAACCGGCGTTTCACCCCAATGCCACGCAATTCACTGTGAACATGGGCGATGAACGTGTGTTCGCGGTCTGGCGTCAAAGCCTAGATCGCCATCAATCCATTTTTGCGCTGCACAACGTGAGCGATACAGCTGTAAAGGTTCCCGCCTCTGCCCTGAACCTCATTGAGGATCAGGATTGGATCGACTTGCTGAGTGGTTTGCCCATCGACATGGAGGCGCCCGAAGTGATTGTCGCCCCCTATCAGTGCATGTGGATTACCAATAGGTTCTAA